The sequence caaaaaattagttttaatatACAAATGTTATCTAACGCAGATCCAAGAACGCATAAATGGTTTCTTGCCGGTTCACCATTCCCAATGCTAGGAATTATTGGAGTATATTTGTCTCTTGTTTATTGCATCGTTCCTAGGTGACATTTTTCAGCCAAAGGTAATATATATAAATGGCTAACACACTTTTGGGTACATATTCTAGATTCATGGAAAGCCGCAAACCGTACCAGTTAACTAAATTCATTGGAGCTTATAACCTTTTTCAAGTATTCTATTGCATTGGAGTGATACGTTTGGTAAAGAAAGATTTACTTTTCTCTCTCTTATGCAGCCTTAACTGGGTTAAACCTCTTTTAGTGCGTTCAAGCCGGTTGGAAAATGGATTACTTTTATCGATGCTACGAAACAGATTACTCTAACGATCCCAAGGCCATCAAAATGTCAGAAGTTACATGGTACATTCTGTTCATCAAATTCGTTGAACTTCTGGAAACGATTCTTTTTGTGCTTCGAAAGAAGCAGAATCAGGTTTCTTTCCTACACGTGTACCATCATATCAGCACCTTCTTCATAGCGTATGTGTTTTGCAAATACGTCGGAGGTAGCGTATTTTGGCTAATTATTAATGATAATATTTGACACTTCCAATCTCTTACATTTCAGGTAGTATGCTCACTTTCTCGATTGTGATAAACTCCGTGGTACATATTATTATGTACTCATATTACTTTATGTCAGCATCGGaaacgaaaatttttaaatttctggCCTCTAGAGTAAAAAAGTACATAACCAGTATTCAGTTGGTAAGTAGAAGAAGCGTTTTTGTTGATTTGTCCATACCATATTTACGCATTCCAGGTTCAATTTGGACTGCTAACGATGAACAACTTCTTTGGCTTGCAACCAGGATGCAACACCTGCAAATCATTCCTTGCTATGTACATTCCAAATATCTTCATTCTGATCTATCTGTTTAGTAGCTTCTACAAAAGAACATATGATACAAAAATCACTGCCAAGAAAACGGTTAAGTAAGAACCACAATTAGTTAGTGGCAAAATTTTGTAACCAAGAACTGCACCTGCACGAGAATGCTTTGATCGAGCTGTTGAACATTGCTTCGCTGTTAGCAATATTGTGATATTTTACCAGAACGATTTTGGATAGTTGCAAGATCGGTACaaaatttacttttttcttGAAACGCCGCTCAAACGAATAgaaataaaatcttcaaaacatATTTCTAATATAAATCTATTCCTATTCCAAACACTATATAATTAATATGGTTAAGCTGGAATAcgcaatttgtgaaaaagcgCAGTCTTTCAATTAATATAATTCTTTTCTAGAACGTCAAATCTATGTGGGATCTCCAAAAAAGTTCTTTGTTGATAAGAAGAGATAGTCCAATTGCATTAGTATTCTTTTGTCTATGATTGGATCTTTATTGTATTATTTctgatgttttttatgttattttcaaATAGAGCTGGAAACTAAACAATGCACTCATACTTATGACAATTACCTATATAGATTACATTAAAATAAGCGGTGTTTCCAATAAAGTAGATTGTTGTGCTGATCTATAAGATGCATCATTAAAATTTGCATTTGAGAGTGATATAGACGATAAATAGGAAAAAATTTAATCATTATGCTGTGATGAGTTGCTAGCACGCCTAATACTAATGCCTTTCAAATGAAATAAGGTTTAAAACTTGGCAAAATATCTTCTTCCGGTTTTGCAATATTGTTAAATGAAGGACGGCAGGATATGttaaaatagaataaaatagaACCGTgattaaataataaaataattgctAGGTACCAAATATTTGgaaaacattcatttttttttgtgcaaaatTTACATTTCAGGGGTAAACACGTAACGATTTAGTAAGTAATATATGATAAGTTTTACAAAATGATCACTTTTGGACATCAATTTCATTTCAGTATTTCATCAGGAAAATCAGTActattaattaattaatacacgcaaagaccgaaatcagctttttggcgaaaaaattagttgatttgctgattttagttagttatttttaggacaactaaaaaattcttatatttgctaattcagatttgttatttttgaaccccttaataatgctaaaaagttggttgaatttgctaatttttcagttgattttgcaacatttacatgctgtcatttcttagcaaagACACGCTCCACtttcattcaactaatatttttagcaaaatcagcaaaactatggttgatttttaacaaataattattgttgatttcagtaaaaaatgttgttgaattaagtgatattgttgttaatttcaatgaaaattgacagttaataataacaataaaccttcttgagttaagtaaaataaagcttgcttcatttagaattggaacaaacttttgctcatattgtggcgctcctggtggacggatttggaagctcttggcgcccacgtgtcgggaattttgtcagcttcacgtatgatttttgacattccgaaaatcgactgtactttgtaaacaatcaacatggaagccgaaagaaggaaaaaaaattgtgcacagttatttggaaaatccattgtggtctgcatctaagctaactaaacagctgaaattgcccagaaataccgaatGGGGCGttttcaaacggtataaggaaagattgacgacgattcgaaaGTGGAGgacaatcgtcggagtggaactgtcgatcgGAAACTTCGCGGTAAGatgttgaagacgattaagaggaatcctaatctgtcggaccgtgatttggccagaaaatttggtactgcccatagtaccgtgagaagaactcgactccgggaaggaatcaagtcgtatcgaggtagcaaacagccaaatcgaaccataaaacagaatagtgtggtcaaaattagtgctcggaaactatatgaccaggtgctgaccaagttcgacgggtgtcttctgatggacgatgaaacctatgtcaaggctgacttcaggcaaatcccaggtcaaagattttacttggcaacgactcggggggatgttccagccaaatttaaatttgtttttgccgacaaatttgcaagaaaatttatgatttggccgggcatttgcagctgcggcaaaaaaacgaaagttttcgttacaaataagacaatgacatcggaactataccaaaaagagtgtctccaaaaacgaattttgccgttcattcgatcccacgaccatcctgtaatgttttggccagatttggcaagctgtcattacagcaaagccgtttaagaatggtatgcagagaaagtggtccagtttgttccgaaaaaccttaacccactcaactgcccccagttccgccctattgagaaatactgggcaatcatgaagaggagactttaatttgttgaattcttatgcactgtaaaaatgatttgcttctccaaaGCAACATTTTGTTTGTTCATTGTAAACTCTCACTTACAATCACGAAGCGTAATTACAAACGATCTGCTTTTTtttcccataaatacgtttatttcttaaggcagtttacataagtttttcttcgccgtagcatcacttttacataatattcttatcctaatttaattctaacatagtcacaacgttttgaatttattaaaacatattttcttatagcttaaatatcatcttaggtaactcgtcattaattatgaaatctactcggaaatattatttgaaccaaacgattaacttctataaattataaaataagctgttattttcagacattttgttgataatttcataaactgtttcgagtttgtttgtatcattacataatttttattctaatttagctattggttgaactcatggacgcagctgggatcagaactaagtcttaaaaggggcctttattaaattgaaactccaattttctttatgaaatgataaataagtttcatgtatgaaaggtcacgacaagcaagaatgtctcgaactgggatattggatagtctaccttgggtacgcaaagaatttattagttgagatctgacatcacgatactccacgcatgtccaaacgacatgatcaatatcccgataaccttctccgcaagcacaatgattagtctcggagagcccaattcgaaggagatgtgcatctaacgtgtagtgattggacatgagtctggacatcacacgaatgaaatccctactcacatccggtCCCCTGAataatgcctttgtcgatattttcggaataattgagtgcatccaccgacccagatcatctctatcccaagatgcttgccag comes from Malaya genurostris strain Urasoe2022 chromosome 3, Malgen_1.1, whole genome shotgun sequence and encodes:
- the LOC131438834 gene encoding elongation of very long chain fatty acids protein 7-like, producing MMDLYNYYIYENADPRTHKWFLAGSPFPMLGIIGVYLSLVYCIVPRFMESRKPYQLTKFIGAYNLFQVFYCIGVIRLCVQAGWKMDYFYRCYETDYSNDPKAIKMSEVTWYILFIKFVELLETILFVLRKKQNQVSFLHVYHHISTFFIAYVFCKYVGGSMLTFSIVINSVVHIIMYSYYFMSASETKIFKFLASRVKKYITSIQLVQFGLLTMNNFFGLQPGCNTCKSFLAMYIPNIFILIYLFSSFYKRTYDTKITAKKTVK